A region from the Triticum aestivum cultivar Chinese Spring chromosome 3D, IWGSC CS RefSeq v2.1, whole genome shotgun sequence genome encodes:
- the LOC123075104 gene encoding ETHYLENE INSENSITIVE 3-like 5 protein, whose translation MDKGIHGRSPLSAESAGMEHGDGLGGPDPGGQQREEEEISDSESGSESLEISDLKKRMWKDQMLLTRLEGRAGARGMAPAPAARASSSSSSGQEETPDVRCRRKAMLRAQDGVLRHMLRMMEACNARGFVYGVIDEAGEPMSGSSDSLRGWWKENVSFDRAGPMGLAGPMGESPVALASSLHRLQDIQDSTLGSVLSALIQHCEPPQRSFPLERGLAPPWWPTGHEPWWGTQGEMQAHQGVPPYRKPHDLKKAWKISLLSAVIKHMSPRFDQMRKLVWQSKRLQQKMSAKESETWSKVLRQEEKLSSRLKSSLRITPFDQEHADEDEDDEEEGKKKKVGKERDDDGLESVVRGAQDKRKREISRSGRSGGSGSELTIMLPDQLATAITEESRSPIDELMKLYYGCMQGVETYGDREKDDLTPMHSVLLGGIDEVAQDVLYDIIGSCPEVDHVLRLMGE comes from the coding sequence ATGGATAAAGGCATTCACGGCAGGAGCCCTCTTTCTGCAGAGTCGGCCGGCATGGAGCACGGGGACGGACTCGGCGGTCCAGACCCTGGCGGGcagcagcgggaggaggaggagatcaGTGACTCCGAATCAGGCTCTGAATCGctcgagatctccgacctcaagaagCGCATGTGGAAGGACCAGATGCTGCTCACGAGGCTCGAGGGCCGCGCCGGCGCCAGGGGCATGGCGCCGGCTCCAGCTGCCcgcgcatcctcgtcgtcatcgtcggGCCAGGAGGAAACCCCCGACGTGCGGTGCCGCCGCAAGGCCATGCTGCGGGCGCAGGACGGCGTGCTCCGGCACATGCTCAGGATGATGGAGGCCTGCAACGCGCGCGGGTTCGTGTACGGCGTCATCGACGAGGCCGGCGAACCCATGTCCGGCTCCTCCGACAGCCTCCGCGGCTGGTGGAAGGAGAACGTGAGCTTCGACCGCGCCGGCCCAATGGGCCTGGCCGGCCCCATGGGCGAGAGCCCGGTCGCCCTGGCCTCCTCCCTCCATCGTCTCCAGGACATCCAAGATAGCACGCTCGGATCCGTGCTCTCCGCGCTCATCCAGCACTGCGAGCCACCGCAGAGGAGCTTCCCGCTGGAGCGCGGCCTGGCGCCGCCGTGGTGGCCGACGGGGCACGAGCCCTGGTGGGGCACGCAGGGCGAGATGCAGGCCCACCAGGGCGTGCCGCCGTACCGGAAGCCGCACGACCTGAAGAAGGCGTGGAAGATCTCCCTGCTCAGCGCGGTGATCAAGCACATGAGCCCGCGCTTCGACCAGATGCGCAAGCTCGTGTGGCAGTCCAAGCGGCTGCAGCAGAAGATGAGCGCCAAGGAGTCCGAGACCTGGTCCAAGGTGCTTAGGCAGGAGGAGAAGCTTAGCAGCCGGCTAAAGAGCTCGCTGCGGATCACGCCGTTCGATCAGGAGCACgcggatgaggacgaggacgacgaggaggaggggaagaagaagaaggttgGGAAGGAGAGGGACGACGATGGCCTGGAGAGCGTTGTGCGCGGCGCGCAAGACAAACGCAAGCGCGAGATCTCTCGCAGCGGCAGGTCGGGTGGGAGCGGATCAGAGCTGACCATAATGCTGCCGGATCAGCTCGCTACTGCGATCACAGAGGAGAGCCGGAGCCCGATCGACGAGCTCATGAAGCTGTACTATGGCTGCATGCAGGGTGTCGAAACCTATGGTGACCGGGAAAAGGACGATCTGACGCCGATGCATTCCGTATTGCTGGGCGGCATAGATGAGGTGGCGCAGGATGTGCTCTATGATATCATCGGGAGCTGCCCTGAAGTAGATCATGTGCTGCGCTTAATGGGAGAGTGA